The following are encoded together in the Hemicordylus capensis ecotype Gifberg chromosome 4, rHemCap1.1.pri, whole genome shotgun sequence genome:
- the FAM110A gene encoding protein FAM110A, which translates to MPVETLQASSRHAGKRGLLGPPAAPFASAMPFRILTKGPEYFRQPAASGAARKPSAVERLEADKAKYVKSQQVASTKQEPVKPLCLRPQPQPPPLFAPGVRRVMLTPSRKAPPGARRAEGSCSGAKASLNLEILNNLINFCDSPFPKPEKSPKDHRWLAEPHGRTPPGSLPGTPSKKGPLEGMSKLSQSSASSKPPSTVAVRRVDVRPCEVLRARVGPAIQLTPAPTSPARLRVPSAASPLHSPCPSGGLRTDSAKRQTLLHRSKSDLSDRYSRATADLERFFNYCGLDPEDMGGMEVERFTRASSDIVSVKFHSVSTASSEGTRSRRSAITLEERQAERMPYGISIIERNARVIKWLYGLRQAREPQKVSNV; encoded by the coding sequence ATGCCCGTGGAGACGCTGCAGGCCAGCAGCCGCCACGCCGGGAAGCGGGGGCTCTTGGGCCCCCCGGCGGCGCCCTTCGCCTCGGCCATGCCCTTCCGCATCCTGACCAAGGGCCCCGAGTATTTCCGCCAGCCGGCGGCCAGCGGGGCGGCCCGCAAGCCCAGCGCCGTGGAGCGGCTGGAGGCGGACAAGGCCAAGTACGTCAAGAGCCAGCAGGTGGCCAGCACCAAGCAGGAGCCGGTGAAGCCCCTTTGCCTCcggccccagccccagccgccGCCCCTCTTCGCCCCGGGGGTGCGCAGGGTGATGCTCACCCCCAGCCGCAAGGCCCCGCCGGGGGCCCGCCGGGCAGAGGGCAGCTGCAGCGGGGCCAAGGCCTCCCTCAACCTGGAGATCCTCAACAACCTGATCAACTTCTGCGACAGCCCCTTCCCCAAGCCGGAGAAGAGCCCCAAGGACCACCGGTGGCTGGCAGAGCCCCACGGCCGGACGCCGCCGGGGAGTCTCCCGGGCACCCCCAGCAAGAAGGGCCCCCTGGAAGGGATGAGCAAGCTCTCGCAGAGCTCggcctcctccaagccccccagcACCGTCGCCGTGCGCAGGGTGGATGTCCGGCCCTGCGAGGTGCTGAGGGCCAGAGTCGGCCCGGCTATTCAGCTGACGCCTGCCCCCACCTCGCCTGCCCGCCTCCGGGTCCCGTCTGCGGCTAGTCCGCTCCACTCCCCATGCCCTTCTGGGGGGCTGCGGACGGACAGCGCTAAGCGCCAGACCCTCCTGCACCGCTCCAAGTCGGACCTGAGTGACCGCTATTCCCGGGCCACGGCCGACCTGGAGCGCTTCTTCAACTACTGCGGCCTCGACCCCGAGGACATGGGGGGCATGGAAGTGGAGCGCTTCACCCGGGCCAGCTCGGACATTGTGTCAGTCAAATTCCATAGCGTCAGCACTGCCAGCTCGGAGGGGACCCGATCCCGGCGCAGCGCCATCACCTTGGAGGAGAGGCAGGCTGAGCGCATGCCTTATGGCATCTCCATCATTGAGCGGAACGCTCGGGTGATTAAGTGGCTGTATGGACTGCGGCAAGCAAGAGAGCCCCAGAAGGTATCCAATGTATAG